The nucleotide sequence AAAAGACCACATCTCATCGAGCTGAATCGTCAGCCGTCCCGGTTTTTTTGGGTGACTTCGATGGTTCTCGGCGTTTGGTAGAACTTCTGATTGACATACATTTGCAACCACCGTTGAGAAACACCCGTCACCCGTGCAATCGCTGCCAGTGCTAGGCGTTCGAGCAACAACTTATCAATCAATTGGCGAGTCGTCTCATCGATCGGTTGCCGGGTTGCCCCCTCAACGAATTGCCGTCCACAATCCTGGCACCGGAATCGGGGTTTGCCGTAATGGGTATGTCCGTATTTGATGATTTGAGGAGATTGGCACTTAGGACAGTTCATCAATTTGGCTGCAATGCTTGATGCTCCTAGCATATCAACTCGCCATTACTATTCATTACTACCCAGAATTTCGCCCAACGACGGTTACAGTTGCACCTTCAGTCAAAAGAATTTCTGCAACTGCCTGCCCGATACCGCTGCTGCCCCCAATGATTAATGTTTGTTGCTGCTTAAATGCTTGGTACATAAGTATTTTCTTGCTGAAGTTCTAGAGCAATGCGCTTACAGCAAGCATATTAATCAACTTAATCTGAGCGCGAAAGTATGTACCTTTTGGTAAGGTAGGCACTTTGGGGTAGAGATTAAGGCAGAGTATAGGAAAAAATCTTAGGCTGTGGTGAATGAACGGAAAGCAAGGTAAAAAAACGACTTCAGTTGCCGCAATGGTGGAGTACGTTGTTGGTTGCAAGTGGTCAATTCAAATTCTCACCTTGATTTATCGGGGTATTGATCGCCCTGGAGCAATTACACGCTCCATTGATGGGCTGACAACAAAGGTGCAGAACGACTGTCTAAGCAAACTGGTTCGGTTCGGCATTTTGAAAAAGATTTCCTACCCAGAGATTCCACCCCGAGTTGAATACAAGCTGACCGACTTTGGGCAACGCTTCATTGCAATTTTGGATATGGTTGAAGCGTTGCAGCGTGAAATAGACGAATCGACGATATGACAGGTTGAAGTTGAGGGCTAAGCAACTTCACAAACCCGCAAGCTATTTTCGAAGCTTTGACTTGAGCCGCTTACGCGCGCGTCGGCTGAATTGATTGGTCTGTTGTCCGATCACAACGCTCACTAGCACGATCGCAATGCCAACCAGCTGAATTGGCGTGAACGTTTGGCCTAGGAAAATAAATCCGATGAGCGTTGCGACTAGAGGACTCATTAACCCCAGATATGAGACCGCCGAAGCTTTGAGCTTATCAATTCCCCGAAACCAAAGCGCATAGGCGAGCCCAGTACCGACTAAGCCCAGATAAACAAAGCCTAGCAGGTTGGTTGTTGAGATCTGGGTTATTGGCCCTTCGACGATTAGGGCAATTGGCAGTAGAACGAGTCCGCCCACTGTTAACTGCCACGCTGTAAACACAAGTAGGGAGACTGGGCGCTTCCACCGTTTTACCAGCACCGTTCCTAGACCCATTGTTACGGCTCCGGCAATCGCGGCAATAATGCCAATACTATCCAGGCGGGCGGCCGGGCCGAGAACCAGCAGGCCGACGCCGATGAAGCCAACGATCGCTGCCACAATCGACAGCTTAGATGGCTTTTCATTCAGTAGTGTCCAGGAAAACAATACGACTAATAAGGGCTGGATCGCGCCTGCTGTTGCCGCAACACCACCCGGAAGGCGATAAGCAGCTATGAACAGTAGCGCTTGAAAGATGCCGATATTGAGGCTGCCCAAGAGCAAAATGCGCCACCACCAAATCCCTTTAGGCAACTGCCTAAACCAGGCGGTGAGCAGAAGACCTATGGGTAGCGATCGCAAAGCAGCCACCAGCAGGGGATGGTTGGGCGGTAGGAGTTCAGTCGCCACAAAATAGGTCGTTCCCCAGGTTATCGGGGCCAACGCGGTCAGCAAAATGTCGGACAAGCGAGCAGGGGCTGTCTTCATAAAAAATATCTTGATGACGAGTATCTTGATGTCAAGATTCTAGCACTTGTCTTGATGGTAAGATAGTTTCCTTCAAGACTCTTGGTGAGTAGCCTCTCAATGAATTCCGATCCAGTCGATGCGATTTTGGCTCAATGGCAGAAAGAGCGCCCTGACCTGGATGTGTCACCTATGGGCATCGTCGGAAGGGTAGGGCGGCTGTCTAAATATTTAGATCGAGCCATTCAAGAGACGTTTTCGGACTTTGGCTTGAATGCTGGGGAATTTGACGTGTTGGCGACCCTGCGTCGCTCTGGTCAGCCGTACCAGCTTTCACCAACCGAGCTATTCAATACTTTGATGGTTTCATCCGGCACGATGACGCATCGGATTGATCGCTTAGAGCAAGCTGACCTGGTGAAGCGCACACCTGATCCAAGCGATCGTCGAGGGACACTAATTGAGTTAACTGACAAGGGTTTCAACCTTATTGAAAAAGCTGTTGAGGCCCATGTTGCCAATGAGCATCGCCTTCTTGCTGTTTTAGAGGATGCGGAACGTGACGCGCTGACTCAGTTGCTGCGTAAGCTGCTAACTTCGTTTGAGACGTATTGAGGTTAGCGGAAGAGGGTAACAAGAAATGGAAGTTGTCTTAGCTAGTTTTGAACATCTCGCAGAATTGTCAGACCTGTTTGATCAGTACCGCGTTTTTTACCAGCAGCCCACAGATCTTGCAGCCGCGACGAAGTTCCTTCAAGACCGCTTTAAAAACGAGGACTCTACTCTGCTTGCCGCGATTGAAAACGGGTCTTTGGCTGGGTTTACCCAGCTTTACCCCAGTTTCTCTTCGGTTGCGATGAAGCGCATCTGGATTCTCAACGATCTGTTTGTGGCACCTCCTTTTAGGAAACAAGGAGTTGCTAAGCTATTGATGCTTGCGGCCGAGAAGTACGCAAGAGAAAGTGAGGCAGCCCGAATCGTTTTATCTACTCAAATATCTAATGCTACCGCTCAGTCTCTCTACCAATCTTTGGGATACTGCAGAGACGAGGAATTCTATCACTATGCGCTGCATCTGTAGTCGCACAATAAACTCAGAGCTATTTGAACAATTCTTTCAGCCCGTCTGATTGGTAAAGAATCTCCCTGACCGCCTTGAGAGGGGGGGCAGGGAGATTCTATATGTAGGCCTGCTATTGCTCAAACAGCTTCTCAGACAGGCTTGAGAAACAGATTAGAGCGATTCTGTGACTTCAATCGCCTGCTCTAGCACCGCAGTGACTTTTTCCCGCTTGGAGTCTCCAAATAACCCTATAGTGAAGTCGGTTAGGTTTGCAAAGATGCTTTGCAGCCTGCCTTGTTCTGCTGAATCTTTTGCAGTGTAGCCTTGAGCGATCGCAACTAACGCCTGGGCTTTGTAAATCCCGTCGTTAATAGATTGGGCTACCTGTAGCGCCGTTTCGAGCTGTCCTTGTTGGGCAAATCCACGTGCGATCGCAGGCAGTAGCCAGTCCATTTGCTGAGTCTCGGCAATTTGCAGGGCCTGGTCGGCCTGACCCGCTTTCACATAGGCAAGGGCGATATCTGGCATAAAGCCTTCTAGCGAGCCGCTTTGAACAATCTGCAGCGCCTGCTCAGGTTGGCCTGCCTCTACATAACCAATAGCGACCTCAGATAAAATGCCTTTTACCTGATAAGTCTGAACAAAGTCCCAGGCTTGCTCGGGCTGTTTTTCCATGAGATAGTACCGGGTAATCTCAACTAGCGCTGTGTTGCGGCGGCTGCCACTTCTCTGCGCCAGTTCTACGGCGGCTTCTGAGTTGCCTGCCTTGGCCTGTGCGAGCGCAATTTGCTGGAAGGCAACCTCCCGCTCCACCCCAGACTCAATGGTTTCCGCAATTTGCAGCGCCTGCTCAAAGTCGCCCAGCTTGGCATATCCCTCCGCAACTCTGCTCACGGCATTCCCATGGTAAAGGGCTGGGTCGCTCACAAGGGTCTTGGCCTCGGTCCAGGTTTCAGCCAAAAGGGTTTTAGCCTTAGCTTCCTGGGCTAGCTCACCATATAGAATGGCTGCGTCAACCTGATGCTGAATCCGATCAAGCGGAAAAGGTTGGCTTGAGAGCGTTTGGATTTTGGGCACAGCCTGATCGAGCACTGCGAGTGCCTGTGGCTCTGCTCCAGTGGCGGCAAATTCCCGAGCAATCTGAAGCATCGAAGAAACCTGCAGCGAGGCTGCTTCGCTTGACGGGGCTAGATCAGAGGCGGTGCTGCTCTCTAGCGCCTGCTCTAGTACCAGCGGCACCAACTCCGTATGGCCCTCTGTCTTGAGCCGATGGGCCATGTAAGTCAACGTTTGACTTCTGTGGTACTGATTGTCTATGCTCTGGGCCAGGGTAATTGCCTGGTTTAGCGGCTCAGTGGCACGTTCAGACTGACCCGCTTTGACCCAATAACCCGCTAGCTCTGTCAGGGGCAGGGGAGTTCCCAATCCACTGCTCAGCTCAATTGCCAGGTCAAGGTGTCCGTCCTCGGCATACTCTCTGGCCCGGTTGGCTAGAGATTCTGTAGGAGACGTGGCGCTGCTGCTACAGCCGGTTGCTTCTTGGCGTACGGCAGTTTCAATCGCGTCTGCTAACAGCGCCTTTCCTTGATCGTCTTGCCCGACCAGAAGGTAGCTGCCTGCAATTCTGGCTAAAGCGTTGCCCTGATAACACTGAAAATCCATCGCCTTAGTTGAGCGAAGCGCCTGATCTAGAACTTCGTTTAACCGCTCAGATTTTCCTAGTTCGGCGTACTCAAAGGCAATATCGGCCAGTAATCCTGCTTTTATATCCTGAGGCTCGATGGCGCTTGCCTCGCCAGCTAAACTCACAACAGCCATCAAAGTGAGCGCTGCAATTTTTGAAAGTTGCTTGAAGTGCTGAGCCATAGTAAAAACCTTGAAATCGACTTTCAGGTGGAGTAAGTTGCGACTCTACAGGCGAACTGGCGATGCACTGACGGGTATTAATAGCTTCAGTTTCGCCCAGCTAGTGATCAAAGACAGCAGTATCGGGAAATTTGAGCCTCAACTTTATATGAGCCTTAACTTTATAAATGTTTGTCTATTGCTGCGTTGGCTTAAGCCGTTAAGTAGCCTGCTGCCGAATATGAGCGATCGCAACTAGCAGCGCATCTAGCATGACCTTATAGCTGGCATCTGAAGATCGGCTGAGCGTCATTAATTCTGCCTGCTCCCTCATGATGAACCCATAAACTGCAGCGTTGACCAGGCGCATGATATCGATGAGGGCATCGTCATTTAATTCATATAGCTGCAGCGACCTTTGCAGAAACTGTAATGACTCCTTAATAATCTCCGCTTCTTCGGGGTCGGCAGGCCGCATCTGGTAGTGCATCATCACCGCATACTGGGCCGGATGATGCTGGGCAAAATTACGGGTTAGCTGGGCTCCTGCTCGAAGCAAGGCGTCGGGCTCTGTGATGCCAGCGGTTTGTTGCTTGCAGTCTGATAGGTAACTGCGCCAAATTGCTAGGGCAACGGCTCTGCGCAGCCCGGTATTGCCATCGAGGTGTTTGTAGATAGCAGGCGGCTTAATGCCCAGGGCTCGGGCAACTCGATTTACGCCTAGAGCAGCTTCTCCCTCCTGGTCGAGACATGCGATCGCAGCGTTTACTACATCCTGCTGCGTCAGAGATTTCTCTTTGATTGGACGCCCCATAGGTAAATTAGTTAACTCAGTTAACTAAAAGTGAATACAATTAACCTTATCAAAGACATTGGCTGATGCTTATGACTAACCTCGCTTTTGCCTCGGCCCATCAGCTAGCTCAGATGATTTGCGATCGCACCGTTTCTGCGGTCGAAGTTCTAGAGGCTCTGCTGACCCAGATTGCCAAGCACAACTCAAAGCTGAATGCGATTTGCACCCTGGATGAAGACCGCGCTCGTAGCAGGGCACAAGAGGCTGATGAAGCTCTGGCTAGAGGAGACGTTTGGGGGCCGTTGCACGGTGTCCCAATCACGATCAAAGATATCTTTGAAACGGCAGGGCTCCGCACCACGTCGGGCTACATCCCCTTAAAAGACTACATTCCTCAGGCTGATGCGACGGCTGTGGCTCGGCTGCGAGCTGCAGGGGCCATCATCCTTGGAAAAACGAACCTGGCAGAGCTGGCGGGCGATTTTCAGAGCACCAATTCCCTATTTCCGAGGGTGAACAATCCCTGGAATCTCGGCTATACAGCGGGCGGTAGTTCGGGGGGAAGCGCAGCTGCGATCGCAGCCGGACTTTCTCCATTAGACATCGGGAATGATATTGCCGGATCTGTGCGTCAACCTGCTCACTTCTGCGGAATCTATAGCCTCAAGCCAACCGATCGGCGCATCTCCACGGCAGGCATGATTCCTGAGGTGCCGGGAATGCCCTACTGTCTGAGGCAAATGATGACCGTGGGATGTTTTGCGCGATCGCTCGAAGACATTCGCCTCTGCTTTTCGCTGCTTGCAGGGGCAGATCCGCGTCGCCCTGATGTTCCACCCGTGCCGCTTGATTCGCCTTCTGGCAAGACACTGGCGCATCTTAAATTGGCCTGGGCTGACGAATGGGCCGAGGTTCCAGTGGCTACCGATATTCGATCTGCAATGCAGAGTGTTGCTCAAATGCTGACCCAAGCGGGGGCTCAAGTTGAACGCTGGCGGCCCCCAGACTTTGATCTGCATCACATTCTCGGTCTGTATGGGAAAGTGGCCGCCTACATCAATATCCACGCCCAGCCCGTTGACCGTTACAATCTCCAGCGCAGTGCAAAGCAAATCTATCGCACTGCAACTCAAGGCGATAAGGAACTGCGAAAGCTGGGAGACTTCAGCCGCCTGCTGCCTGAGCTATTAAACCCTAGCTTGAAAGGTTATTTTGAAGCTCTGACTGAGCAAGATCACTTGACAGCCCAGATCGATGCCGCATTGGAACCGTGGGATGCCTGGCTCATTCCCGTGGCTGCAACGCCTGCCTTTACCCACCGCCCTGCCTGGACTGCGGTTGAGATTAACAACAAAGAATATCCCCATGCCGTTGCGAACGGTGCCTACACTATGCCCTTCAACCTGAGCGGTCATCCTGCAGTAGTGATTCCTATTGGGCAGACACAGCAGGGTTTGCCGATTGGGATGCAGATTGTAGGCAAGCGCTGGCGAGAGATGGAGCTACTTGCGATCGCACAAGAACTCGATCAGCTGGTGGGGGATTTTCAGCTGCCGCCAGGCTATTGAATGTGCGATCGCAGGTAGGCTGCAACACCGAGTTCTTTGAAGAGGCAGGAGCCTCACAAAATAGAGCAAGAATCCGCAAGAAAAGGTTTTTAGCTATTTATAGAATTGGCGAGCTTGGCAGAGCGTCAAAATCTACGCTGGGCTAAAAGCAGCTTATGCCAAGGTGATCGCGC is from Pseudanabaena sp. FACHB-2040 and encodes:
- a CDS encoding IS1 family transposase — translated: MNCPKCQSPQIIKYGHTHYGKPRFRCQDCGRQFVEGATRQPIDETTRQLIDKLLLERLALAAIARVTGVSQRWLQMYVNQKFYQTPRTIEVTQKNRDG
- a CDS encoding SDR family NAD(P)-dependent oxidoreductase; this encodes MYQAFKQQQTLIIGGSSGIGQAVAEILLTEGATVTVVGRNSG
- a CDS encoding helix-turn-helix domain-containing protein, with protein sequence MNGKQGKKTTSVAAMVEYVVGCKWSIQILTLIYRGIDRPGAITRSIDGLTTKVQNDCLSKLVRFGILKKISYPEIPPRVEYKLTDFGQRFIAILDMVEALQREIDESTI
- a CDS encoding EamA family transporter; protein product: MKTAPARLSDILLTALAPITWGTTYFVATELLPPNHPLLVAALRSLPIGLLLTAWFRQLPKGIWWWRILLLGSLNIGIFQALLFIAAYRLPGGVAATAGAIQPLLVVLFSWTLLNEKPSKLSIVAAIVGFIGVGLLVLGPAARLDSIGIIAAIAGAVTMGLGTVLVKRWKRPVSLLVFTAWQLTVGGLVLLPIALIVEGPITQISTTNLLGFVYLGLVGTGLAYALWFRGIDKLKASAVSYLGLMSPLVATLIGFIFLGQTFTPIQLVGIAIVLVSVVIGQQTNQFSRRARKRLKSKLRK
- a CDS encoding MarR family transcriptional regulator, whose product is MNSDPVDAILAQWQKERPDLDVSPMGIVGRVGRLSKYLDRAIQETFSDFGLNAGEFDVLATLRRSGQPYQLSPTELFNTLMVSSGTMTHRIDRLEQADLVKRTPDPSDRRGTLIELTDKGFNLIEKAVEAHVANEHRLLAVLEDAERDALTQLLRKLLTSFETY
- a CDS encoding GNAT family N-acetyltransferase, yielding MEVVLASFEHLAELSDLFDQYRVFYQQPTDLAAATKFLQDRFKNEDSTLLAAIENGSLAGFTQLYPSFSSVAMKRIWILNDLFVAPPFRKQGVAKLLMLAAEKYARESEAARIVLSTQISNATAQSLYQSLGYCRDEEFYHYALHL
- a CDS encoding TetR-like C-terminal domain-containing protein, yielding MGRPIKEKSLTQQDVVNAAIACLDQEGEAALGVNRVARALGIKPPAIYKHLDGNTGLRRAVALAIWRSYLSDCKQQTAGITEPDALLRAGAQLTRNFAQHHPAQYAVMMHYQMRPADPEEAEIIKESLQFLQRSLQLYELNDDALIDIMRLVNAAVYGFIMREQAELMTLSRSSDASYKVMLDALLVAIAHIRQQAT
- a CDS encoding amidase; amino-acid sequence: MTNLAFASAHQLAQMICDRTVSAVEVLEALLTQIAKHNSKLNAICTLDEDRARSRAQEADEALARGDVWGPLHGVPITIKDIFETAGLRTTSGYIPLKDYIPQADATAVARLRAAGAIILGKTNLAELAGDFQSTNSLFPRVNNPWNLGYTAGGSSGGSAAAIAAGLSPLDIGNDIAGSVRQPAHFCGIYSLKPTDRRISTAGMIPEVPGMPYCLRQMMTVGCFARSLEDIRLCFSLLAGADPRRPDVPPVPLDSPSGKTLAHLKLAWADEWAEVPVATDIRSAMQSVAQMLTQAGAQVERWRPPDFDLHHILGLYGKVAAYINIHAQPVDRYNLQRSAKQIYRTATQGDKELRKLGDFSRLLPELLNPSLKGYFEALTEQDHLTAQIDAALEPWDAWLIPVAATPAFTHRPAWTAVEINNKEYPHAVANGAYTMPFNLSGHPAVVIPIGQTQQGLPIGMQIVGKRWREMELLAIAQELDQLVGDFQLPPGY